In one Curtobacterium citreum genomic region, the following are encoded:
- a CDS encoding cryptochrome/photolyase family protein → MAPERRSTEAGSTVRTRLVLPGQYGPLFDDGGPVLVVEAREFFDARPMHRAKAHLWLSALRHRVRELGDRAEHVQVDRLKDALVGRDDLEVVDPPSRTLRAQVRHWGKGTEILPSRGFITDEAEFAEWAAQGTGRFRMETHYERVRRREGWLMRSEKPIGGKFSLDDQNREPPPKGATTLGLPEPWWPTEDEIDDEVRRDLDRWERDGAVRFVGRDDTRRFAVTADEARQALDDFVQVRLGDFGPYEDATLTNDWTMAHSLLSVPMNLGVLDPFEVVEAALAAHRDHDAPLASVEGFVRQVAGWRDYVWHLYWWFGDDYGAEENALDAHEHLPRWWRELDASEIDAVCLSTAIEGLHDHGWLHHIQRLMVLGNWALQRGYDPVHLTEWFTDVFVDGTDWVMPANIIGMSQHADGGMVATKPYASGGRYIDRMSDHCGGCRYDPTKRVGEDACPFTAGYWAFLSRTEPALRNNNRMARPLQQMRKLADLDQVVAQEARRTTP, encoded by the coding sequence ATGGCACCCGAGCGCCGCAGCACCGAAGCCGGCAGCACCGTCCGCACCAGGCTCGTCCTCCCCGGGCAGTACGGACCGCTGTTCGACGACGGCGGTCCGGTGCTCGTCGTCGAGGCCCGCGAGTTCTTCGACGCGCGGCCGATGCACCGCGCGAAGGCGCACCTGTGGCTGAGCGCCCTGCGGCACCGCGTCCGGGAGCTCGGTGACCGCGCCGAGCACGTGCAGGTCGACCGTCTGAAGGACGCCCTCGTCGGTCGCGACGACCTCGAGGTGGTCGACCCGCCGTCCCGGACCCTCCGCGCGCAGGTCCGGCACTGGGGCAAGGGCACCGAGATCCTGCCGAGCCGCGGGTTCATCACCGACGAGGCCGAGTTCGCCGAGTGGGCAGCGCAGGGCACCGGCCGGTTCCGCATGGAGACCCACTACGAGCGGGTCCGCCGCCGCGAGGGCTGGCTGATGCGCTCGGAGAAGCCGATCGGCGGGAAGTTCAGCCTGGACGACCAGAACCGCGAGCCGCCGCCGAAGGGTGCGACGACGCTCGGGCTCCCCGAACCGTGGTGGCCGACCGAGGACGAGATCGACGACGAGGTCCGTCGCGACCTGGACCGGTGGGAGCGCGACGGTGCCGTGCGCTTCGTCGGGAGGGACGACACCCGGCGCTTCGCGGTCACGGCGGACGAGGCCCGGCAGGCGCTCGACGACTTCGTCCAGGTGCGCCTGGGCGACTTCGGGCCGTACGAGGACGCCACGCTGACGAACGACTGGACGATGGCGCACTCGCTCCTCAGCGTGCCGATGAACCTCGGCGTGCTCGACCCGTTCGAGGTCGTCGAGGCCGCACTCGCCGCCCACCGCGACCACGACGCCCCGCTCGCCAGCGTCGAGGGGTTCGTGCGCCAGGTCGCCGGCTGGCGCGACTACGTCTGGCACCTCTACTGGTGGTTCGGCGACGACTACGGCGCCGAGGAGAACGCCCTCGACGCGCACGAGCACCTCCCCCGCTGGTGGCGGGAGCTCGACGCCTCGGAGATCGACGCGGTGTGCCTGAGCACCGCGATCGAGGGCCTGCACGACCACGGCTGGCTGCACCACATCCAGCGCCTGATGGTCCTCGGCAACTGGGCCCTGCAACGCGGCTACGACCCGGTGCACCTGACCGAGTGGTTCACCGACGTCTTCGTCGACGGCACCGACTGGGTCATGCCGGCGAACATCATCGGGATGTCGCAGCACGCCGACGGCGGCATGGTCGCGACGAAGCCCTACGCGTCGGGCGGCCGCTACATCGACCGGATGTCGGACCACTGCGGTGGCTGCCGCTACGACCCGACGAAACGGGTCGGCGAGGACGCCTGCCCCTTCACCGCGGGGTACTGGGCGTTCCTGTCGCGGACGGAACCCGCCCTCCGCAACAACAACCGGATGGCGCGTCCGCTCCAGCAGATGCGGAAGCTGGCGGACCTCGACCAGGTGGTGGCCCAGGAGGCGCGGCGCACCACCCCGTGA
- a CDS encoding GNAT family N-acetyltransferase, producing MSNEAFDDRYELREFAPGTDEQGAPDAATDAWMHAVGLGFHEPHPNDEVAALMAEAFVADRETWLGVHVRRPLPGSVDETWPAGTFAWFPKSLSWGDGQAVETQAISAVTVRPTERRRGILRRMMTHALERGVAEGYAVASLTASEGTIYRRFGFGCAIRERAVRVRRARALPFLAPTTGTVTVVTPEWLADGNARAVFDRFDARTPGSMKRNTSTWPIVTGLRNGDGEPAKDVRAAVHRPDGATDADAVDGYVTWRVKEGSGRDQDTVLEVVDLVYATDEAYLSLWEFLLSIDLNDVVSYKRSRLDDPIVAALGDNRAYDVDHEEDHVWLRVLDVPAVLASRPYAVDGSIVLAVSDTMGFAAGTYRLDVVDGRGTVTRTAADDSGEADVRLDVADLGALLIGSVSPVTLAAAGLVRATDPAAPVLLRAMLTPARAPHGITYF from the coding sequence GTGAGCAACGAGGCATTCGACGACCGCTACGAGCTGCGCGAGTTCGCGCCGGGCACGGACGAGCAGGGGGCGCCGGACGCCGCGACCGACGCGTGGATGCACGCCGTCGGCCTCGGCTTCCACGAACCGCACCCGAACGACGAGGTCGCCGCGCTGATGGCCGAGGCGTTCGTCGCCGACCGCGAGACCTGGCTCGGCGTGCACGTCCGTCGTCCGCTCCCGGGGTCCGTCGACGAGACCTGGCCGGCCGGTACCTTCGCGTGGTTCCCGAAGTCCCTGAGCTGGGGCGACGGCCAGGCCGTCGAGACCCAGGCGATCTCGGCGGTGACCGTCCGGCCGACCGAACGCCGACGGGGCATCCTGCGTCGGATGATGACGCACGCGCTCGAGCGTGGCGTCGCCGAGGGCTACGCGGTGGCCTCGCTGACCGCGTCCGAGGGCACCATCTACCGACGATTCGGCTTCGGCTGCGCGATCCGCGAGCGGGCCGTCCGCGTCCGTCGGGCCCGGGCGCTGCCGTTCCTCGCGCCGACGACCGGCACGGTGACCGTCGTCACGCCCGAGTGGCTCGCGGACGGGAACGCCCGCGCCGTGTTCGACCGGTTCGACGCGCGCACGCCGGGCTCCATGAAGCGGAACACGAGCACCTGGCCGATCGTCACCGGCCTGCGGAACGGCGACGGCGAGCCGGCGAAGGACGTCCGCGCCGCCGTGCACCGCCCGGACGGCGCCACCGACGCGGACGCCGTCGACGGCTACGTGACCTGGCGCGTCAAGGAGGGCTCCGGCCGCGACCAGGACACCGTGCTCGAGGTCGTCGACCTGGTCTACGCGACCGACGAGGCGTACCTGTCGCTGTGGGAGTTCCTGCTCTCGATCGACCTGAATGACGTGGTGTCGTACAAGCGCTCGCGCCTCGACGACCCGATCGTCGCCGCGCTCGGGGACAACCGGGCGTACGACGTCGACCACGAGGAGGACCACGTCTGGCTACGGGTGCTCGACGTGCCCGCGGTGCTGGCCTCGCGGCCGTACGCGGTCGACGGGTCGATCGTGCTCGCCGTCTCCGACACGATGGGCTTCGCGGCGGGCACCTACCGGCTGGACGTCGTCGACGGCCGCGGCACCGTGACCCGCACGGCCGCGGACGACTCCGGCGAGGCCGACGTGCGGCTCGACGTGGCCGACCTCGGCGCGCTGCTGATCGGCTCGGTGTCCCCGGTGACCCTCGCGGCGGCGGGGCTCGTGCGGGCGACGGACCCGGCGGCGCCGGTGCTCCTGCGCGCGATGCTGACCCCGGCGCGGGCGCCGCACGGCATCACGTACTTCTAG
- a CDS encoding NlpC/P60 family protein, protein MTPTTVRSRAKKTFIGIAVAAVAIAGTVGLAAPALASQPGLNTGGGPSAAANSAIAYAESMWSRTDGGPADTKYVLGGNGPTEWDCSGLVWKAYLQAGIDLSNGTSRPVVGDEFNALKGNLVSRADAEPGDVLFWTSNGTTSGNFLHDGIYLGNGYMVAAAAPGEGVKEQTLWSEPGEQLLDVVGRPTGSLSGSGSGAGTVHTTSYVTAEQVNTGKLWSVTASKAATAYPVGVASGTSPAIATLGGGKYVTAFQAAGGALWTITSDGAATSFPVGMKAGTSPSIIPTSGGGYVVAVQTNTGALWTITNTKAATAFPVGMAAGTSPSITATAGGHYVVAVQTNSGDLWSITDTKAATDFGVGMKTGTSPSVTTTANGGYVIAVQTNTGALWSVTNTKAATAFPVGMLAGTSPSILAQPSGGYVIAVQTNTGKLWTITDGKAATAFDIGMAAGTSPAIAAVGSGYVVAVQTNSSDLWSVTNDDAATSFGVGMQPGTSPAILAQ, encoded by the coding sequence GTGACACCGACGACGGTGCGCTCGCGGGCGAAGAAGACGTTCATCGGGATCGCGGTCGCCGCGGTCGCCATCGCGGGGACGGTCGGCCTCGCGGCTCCGGCCCTCGCGAGTCAACCGGGCCTGAACACCGGGGGAGGGCCCTCCGCCGCGGCGAACAGCGCCATCGCGTACGCGGAGAGCATGTGGAGCAGGACGGACGGCGGGCCTGCCGACACCAAGTACGTGCTCGGCGGCAACGGACCCACGGAGTGGGACTGCTCCGGGCTGGTCTGGAAGGCGTACCTCCAGGCGGGCATCGACCTGTCGAACGGGACCTCGCGTCCCGTCGTCGGCGACGAGTTCAACGCGCTCAAGGGGAACCTCGTGTCCCGGGCGGACGCCGAGCCCGGCGACGTGCTGTTCTGGACGTCGAACGGCACGACCTCGGGGAACTTCCTGCACGACGGCATCTACCTGGGCAACGGGTACATGGTGGCGGCGGCTGCTCCGGGTGAGGGCGTCAAGGAGCAGACGCTCTGGTCCGAGCCCGGGGAGCAGCTGCTGGACGTGGTCGGTCGGCCGACCGGTTCGCTGTCCGGCTCCGGTTCCGGGGCGGGCACGGTGCACACCACCTCGTACGTGACGGCTGAGCAGGTCAACACCGGGAAGCTCTGGAGCGTCACCGCGAGCAAGGCAGCGACCGCGTACCCGGTCGGCGTCGCCTCCGGGACGAGCCCTGCGATCGCCACGCTCGGCGGCGGCAAGTACGTCACCGCGTTCCAGGCCGCCGGTGGCGCGCTCTGGACGATCACGTCCGACGGTGCAGCGACGTCCTTCCCGGTCGGCATGAAGGCAGGGACGAGCCCGTCGATCATCCCGACGTCGGGAGGAGGCTACGTGGTCGCCGTGCAGACGAACACCGGCGCGCTCTGGACCATCACGAACACGAAGGCGGCGACGGCCTTCCCGGTCGGGATGGCCGCGGGCACCAGTCCGTCGATCACGGCGACCGCGGGCGGGCACTACGTGGTGGCGGTGCAGACGAACTCCGGTGACCTCTGGAGCATCACCGACACGAAGGCCGCGACGGACTTCGGCGTGGGGATGAAGACCGGCACGAGCCCGTCCGTGACGACGACCGCGAACGGCGGCTACGTCATCGCGGTGCAGACCAACACCGGCGCGCTGTGGAGCGTCACGAACACCAAGGCGGCGACGGCGTTCCCCGTCGGCATGCTCGCCGGTACGAGCCCGTCGATCCTGGCGCAGCCGTCCGGCGGGTACGTCATCGCGGTGCAGACGAACACGGGCAAGCTGTGGACGATCACCGACGGCAAGGCGGCGACCGCGTTCGACATCGGGATGGCTGCGGGCACGAGCCCGGCGATCGCCGCGGTCGGCAGCGGGTACGTCGTGGCCGTCCAGACGAACAGCAGCGACCTCTGGTCGGTCACGAACGACGACGCGGCGACGTCGTTTGGCGTCGGGATGCAGCCGGGCACCAGCCCGGCGATCCTGGCGCAGTGA
- a CDS encoding ABC transporter permease: MNAARFLAVRILGAVVVLLVVAAITYALFMLLPTNPARAICDKPCTPERLADVQAFLGTDKPWFAQFAAYLGGIFTGRTFGSGASTISCAAPCFGYSFQLHDSVTNLITSRLPVTASIAIGAAVLWLVAGVAGGTVSALRRGTIADRAVMTVAVAGVSSPAYLIGLLAILLFGFTLGWLPTSGYVPFAEDPVGWVTHLVLPWCVLAFISAAIYARLTRGEMLESMSQDFVRTARAKGLRERQVVVRHGLRTAILPVVTLFGLDLGSLLGGAVITEKVFSMQGLGALLIDAVHTLDLQVVVGFTVFSALLIVTANLVVDVVYAFVDPRVRRRA; encoded by the coding sequence GTGAACGCCGCCCGGTTCCTGGCCGTCCGCATCCTCGGAGCCGTCGTCGTGCTGCTCGTCGTCGCGGCGATCACGTACGCGCTCTTCATGCTGCTGCCGACGAACCCCGCGCGGGCGATCTGCGACAAGCCGTGCACACCCGAGCGCCTGGCCGACGTGCAGGCGTTCCTCGGCACCGACAAGCCGTGGTTCGCGCAGTTCGCGGCGTACCTCGGCGGCATCTTCACGGGCCGCACGTTCGGTTCCGGCGCCTCGACGATCTCGTGCGCGGCGCCGTGCTTCGGGTACTCGTTCCAGCTGCACGACTCGGTGACGAACCTCATCACGTCGCGCCTGCCCGTCACCGCGTCGATCGCGATCGGCGCCGCGGTGCTCTGGCTCGTCGCGGGGGTCGCCGGCGGGACCGTCTCAGCGCTCCGCCGCGGGACGATCGCCGACCGTGCGGTGATGACCGTCGCGGTCGCCGGGGTGTCCTCGCCCGCGTACCTCATCGGGCTGCTCGCGATCCTGCTCTTCGGCTTCACCCTCGGGTGGCTGCCGACGAGCGGGTACGTGCCCTTCGCCGAGGACCCGGTCGGGTGGGTCACGCACCTCGTGCTGCCGTGGTGCGTGCTCGCGTTCATCAGCGCGGCGATCTACGCCAGGCTGACCCGGGGCGAGATGCTCGAGTCGATGTCGCAGGACTTCGTCCGGACCGCCCGTGCGAAGGGTCTGCGCGAGCGCCAGGTCGTCGTCCGGCACGGCCTGCGCACGGCGATCCTGCCCGTGGTCACGCTGTTCGGGCTCGACCTCGGGTCGTTGCTCGGCGGTGCGGTCATCACCGAGAAGGTGTTCTCGATGCAGGGGCTCGGCGCGCTCCTGATCGACGCCGTGCACACGCTCGACCTGCAGGTCGTCGTCGGCTTCACGGTGTTCTCGGCGCTGTTGATCGTCACGGCGAACCTGGTCGTCGACGTCGTCTACGCGTTCGTCGACCCCCGGGTCCGACGCCGGGCCTGA
- a CDS encoding ABC transporter permease, with the protein MTANVVDSPVSAAAGRSTGFRAVVRRVRHDRWAVGAAVVIVVFVVVALAAPLIALVSGQDPYAYHVDALNDFGAPRGALGGVSGEHWFGVEPLTGRDLFAIVTYGARTSLGIGLAATAMSIVIGVLVGVTTGFLGGWYDRVLSRVVDVIFGFPSLVFMIALTAVVPTSFPKPLLVVLVIGFFGWPAVARVVRGQTLSLVTRNYVVASTAMGAGRWHVIRTQLLPNLAATVTVYATISIPSMIGAEAALSFLAVGVTPPTPSWGRSIGDAIGWVQTDPMYLVFPGAALFLITLAFNVLGDALRDALDPRGGAR; encoded by the coding sequence GTGACCGCGAACGTCGTCGACAGCCCGGTCTCCGCGGCCGCCGGACGCTCGACCGGGTTCCGCGCCGTCGTCCGCCGCGTCCGGCACGACCGGTGGGCCGTCGGCGCAGCGGTCGTCATCGTGGTGTTCGTCGTCGTCGCCCTGGCGGCGCCGCTCATCGCGCTCGTCAGCGGCCAGGACCCCTACGCGTACCACGTCGACGCGCTGAACGACTTCGGCGCACCCCGCGGTGCCCTCGGCGGGGTGAGCGGCGAGCACTGGTTCGGTGTCGAGCCGCTGACCGGCCGCGACCTCTTCGCGATCGTCACCTACGGCGCGCGGACGTCGCTCGGCATCGGGCTCGCCGCGACCGCGATGTCGATCGTGATCGGCGTGCTCGTCGGCGTGACCACGGGGTTCCTCGGCGGTTGGTACGACCGGGTGCTGTCCCGCGTGGTGGACGTCATCTTCGGGTTCCCGTCGCTCGTGTTCATGATCGCGCTGACCGCTGTCGTGCCCACCTCGTTCCCGAAGCCGCTGCTCGTGGTGCTCGTGATCGGGTTCTTCGGCTGGCCCGCCGTCGCCCGCGTGGTCCGGGGGCAGACGCTCTCGCTCGTCACCCGGAACTACGTCGTGGCGTCGACCGCGATGGGCGCCGGGCGCTGGCACGTCATCCGGACGCAGCTGCTGCCGAACCTCGCCGCCACGGTCACCGTCTACGCCACGATCTCGATCCCGTCGATGATCGGTGCCGAGGCCGCGCTGTCGTTCCTCGCCGTCGGGGTCACGCCGCCGACGCCCTCGTGGGGCCGGAGCATCGGTGACGCGATCGGCTGGGTGCAGACCGACCCGATGTACCTCGTCTTCCCCGGAGCCGCACTGTTCCTCATCACGCTGGCCTTCAACGTGCTCGGTGACGCCCTGCGCGACGCGCTCGACCCCCGAGGGGGTGCCCGGTGA
- a CDS encoding dipeptide ABC transporter ATP-binding protein yields MSAPLLEVEGLRVAFGDAEPVVRDVSFTLTPGRVLALVGESGSGKSVSAMSVLGLLPPEARVTGSVRFRGDELVGASAERLRAVRGAGIGVVFQEPMNSFTPVLSIGTQIAEAVRAHPTDLDRAGVSARVDELLRSAGLRDPRRIRTAYPHELSGGQLQRAMIAMALAGDPVALIADEPTTALDVTVQAGILDLLRTLGRERSLAVLLITHDMGVVADVADEVLVMRRGDPVETGTVAEVFAHPAAAYTRQLLDAVPALESDPGREARGASAPSAATGGTETTRASRPEGVVAQLRDVAVRYARRGDPTVSGIDLELHAGRTLGLVGESGSGKSTIGRALAGLVPVVHGSVAVEGADLRTARGSRLRDLRSRVGIVFQDPASSLNPRQTIGWSIAEPLLVHGAGSAADRAARVGELLAAVQLDPTWAERFPHQLSGGQRQRVAVARALALRPALVIADEPTSALDVTVQAAVLDLLARLQQEFGFGMLLVSHDLAVVRQLADDVVVLHEGRIVERGTTDRVLDDPQQDYTRMLLAAAPVADPVRQAERRQAWRAWEGAAP; encoded by the coding sequence GTGAGTGCACCGCTGCTCGAGGTCGAGGGGCTCCGCGTCGCGTTCGGCGACGCGGAGCCCGTCGTCCGTGACGTCTCCTTCACGCTGACGCCCGGCCGGGTCCTCGCGCTCGTCGGCGAGTCCGGGTCGGGCAAGTCCGTGAGCGCGATGAGCGTGCTCGGGCTGCTCCCGCCCGAGGCACGGGTGACCGGCAGCGTCCGCTTCCGCGGCGACGAGCTCGTCGGTGCGTCGGCGGAGCGGCTCCGGGCGGTCCGCGGTGCCGGCATCGGCGTCGTGTTCCAGGAACCGATGAACTCGTTCACGCCGGTGCTGTCGATCGGCACGCAGATCGCCGAGGCCGTCCGAGCGCACCCGACCGACCTCGACCGCGCGGGCGTCTCGGCCCGGGTCGACGAGCTGCTCCGGTCCGCCGGGCTCCGTGATCCGCGGCGGATCCGGACGGCGTACCCGCACGAGCTCTCGGGCGGGCAGTTGCAGCGCGCGATGATCGCGATGGCGCTCGCGGGCGACCCGGTCGCGCTCATCGCCGACGAGCCGACGACCGCGCTCGACGTCACTGTGCAGGCGGGCATCCTCGACCTGCTCCGCACGCTCGGCCGGGAGCGTTCGCTGGCCGTCCTGCTCATCACCCACGACATGGGCGTGGTCGCGGACGTCGCGGACGAGGTGCTCGTCATGCGCCGGGGCGACCCCGTCGAGACGGGCACGGTCGCGGAGGTCTTCGCCCACCCTGCCGCCGCGTACACGCGGCAGCTCCTCGACGCGGTCCCTGCCCTCGAGTCGGACCCCGGCCGGGAGGCCCGTGGCGCGTCCGCCCCGTCGGCTGCGACAGGCGGGACGGAGACGACCCGTGCCTCCCGTCCGGAGGGGGTGGTCGCGCAGCTGCGCGACGTGGCGGTGCGCTACGCGCGCCGCGGCGACCCGACCGTCTCCGGGATCGACCTGGAGCTCCACGCCGGGCGGACGCTCGGACTCGTGGGGGAGTCCGGCTCCGGGAAGTCGACCATCGGTCGTGCGCTCGCGGGGCTCGTCCCCGTCGTGCACGGCAGCGTCGCGGTCGAGGGCGCCGACCTGCGCACCGCGCGGGGGAGTCGGCTCCGCGACCTCCGCAGCCGGGTCGGCATCGTGTTCCAGGACCCGGCGTCCTCGCTCAACCCGCGGCAGACCATCGGGTGGAGCATCGCCGAGCCGCTCCTCGTGCACGGGGCCGGCTCCGCAGCCGACCGTGCCGCGCGGGTGGGCGAACTGCTCGCGGCCGTGCAGCTCGACCCGACGTGGGCCGAGCGCTTCCCGCACCAGCTGTCGGGCGGGCAGCGGCAGCGCGTCGCCGTCGCGCGCGCGCTCGCCCTGCGCCCGGCCCTCGTGATCGCCGACGAGCCGACCAGCGCCCTCGACGTCACCGTGCAGGCGGCCGTGCTCGACCTGCTCGCGCGGCTGCAGCAGGAGTTCGGCTTCGGCATGCTGCTCGTCAGCCACGACCTCGCGGTCGTCCGGCAGCTCGCGGACGACGTCGTCGTGCTGCACGAGGGCCGGATCGTCGAGCGGGGCACCACCGACCGGGTCCTCGACGACCCGCAGCAGGACTACACGCGCATGCTGCTCGCGGCGGCGCCCGTCGCCGACCCGGTGCGGCAGGCCGAGCGCCGGCAGGCCTGGCGTGCGTGGGAAGGAGCAGCACCGTGA
- a CDS encoding ABC transporter substrate-binding protein — protein MHRPKRLTITAAVAAAAALVLTGCSGGGASDDASSGTTKGGTLNILTPQTALHFDPATSQSLGITSMGLVARRLTTWDVEPGKTAKVVPDLATTTGESSDGGKTWTYTLKDGLKFQDGTPITTKDIKWGIERSFAPNLTGGLSYHKSLLVGGSQYQGPFEGKTLDSIETPDDKTIVFKLDSAYGDWPWLASMPAFAPVPEGDGKDTGAYDAKPVSSGPYQIESNTQGSQVTLVRNKEWSAKTDSIRTAGPSKIVFKESQDASTTTQSLIADNGDAKDSFGAIYLGAAELNQVRANPSAQDRLATSKAGPITYMAINTQRGKLQDLKVRQALQYAADRKSFRIAAGGALAGEYASTLITPGIAGRKDYDLYKTSATGDVDKAKELLKEAGAEDLKLTLVSQNDPTYLAQAQALQAGLKRAGIQVTLKPLDYDSFTQATTNGTDFDLSLSSWQPDFPSANANLQPLYDSSQIGGGGYNVSKYSNPEVDALIAKATGTIDQSDAQKLWAEADQKIMADAPVVPLIYAKQSFLAGSNVENFRIADFPAYPNYLKVSLAK, from the coding sequence ATGCACCGCCCCAAGCGCTTGACCATCACCGCGGCCGTCGCCGCCGCCGCAGCCCTCGTGCTGACCGGCTGCTCGGGTGGCGGGGCATCGGACGACGCATCGTCCGGCACCACCAAGGGCGGCACGCTGAACATCCTCACGCCGCAGACCGCGCTGCACTTCGACCCGGCCACGAGCCAGAGCCTCGGCATCACGTCGATGGGCCTCGTCGCACGCCGCCTCACCACGTGGGACGTCGAGCCGGGCAAGACCGCGAAGGTCGTCCCGGACCTCGCCACCACGACCGGTGAGTCGAGCGACGGCGGCAAGACCTGGACGTACACGCTCAAGGACGGCCTGAAGTTCCAGGACGGCACCCCGATCACCACCAAGGACATCAAGTGGGGGATCGAGCGCTCGTTCGCGCCGAACCTGACCGGTGGCCTGAGCTACCACAAGTCGCTCCTGGTCGGCGGCAGCCAGTACCAGGGTCCGTTCGAGGGCAAGACCCTCGACAGCATCGAGACCCCGGACGACAAGACCATCGTCTTCAAGCTCGACAGCGCGTACGGCGACTGGCCGTGGCTCGCGTCGATGCCGGCGTTCGCCCCGGTCCCCGAGGGCGACGGCAAGGACACCGGCGCCTACGACGCGAAGCCCGTGTCGTCCGGCCCGTACCAGATCGAGTCGAACACGCAGGGCTCGCAGGTCACGCTCGTCCGCAACAAGGAGTGGAGCGCGAAGACCGACAGCATCCGCACCGCGGGGCCGTCGAAGATCGTGTTCAAGGAGTCGCAGGACGCCTCGACCACCACGCAGAGCCTGATCGCCGACAACGGCGACGCGAAGGACTCGTTCGGCGCGATCTACCTCGGCGCCGCCGAGCTCAACCAGGTCCGCGCGAACCCGTCCGCCCAGGACCGCCTCGCGACGAGCAAGGCCGGCCCGATCACCTACATGGCGATCAACACGCAGCGCGGCAAGCTCCAGGACCTCAAGGTGCGCCAGGCGCTGCAGTACGCGGCGGACCGCAAGTCGTTCCGGATCGCCGCGGGTGGCGCGCTCGCGGGTGAGTACGCCTCGACGCTCATCACGCCGGGCATCGCGGGCCGCAAGGACTACGACCTGTACAAGACGAGCGCCACGGGTGACGTCGACAAGGCGAAGGAGCTCCTCAAGGAGGCCGGCGCCGAGGACCTGAAGCTCACCCTCGTGTCGCAGAACGACCCGACGTACCTCGCCCAGGCGCAGGCACTGCAGGCCGGGCTCAAGCGCGCCGGGATCCAGGTGACGCTGAAGCCGCTCGACTACGACTCCTTCACGCAGGCGACCACGAACGGCACCGACTTCGACCTCTCCCTGTCGAGCTGGCAGCCGGACTTCCCGAGCGCGAACGCCAACCTGCAGCCGCTGTACGACTCGTCGCAGATCGGCGGGGGCGGCTACAACGTCTCGAAGTACTCGAACCCCGAGGTCGACGCGCTCATCGCGAAGGCCACCGGCACGATCGACCAGTCCGACGCCCAGAAGCTGTGGGCAGAGGCCGACCAGAAGATCATGGCGGACGCCCCCGTCGTCCCGCTGATCTACGCGAAGCAGTCCTTCCTGGCCGGCTCGAACGTCGAGAACTTCCGCATCGCGGACTTCCCGGCGTACCCGAACTACCTCAAGGTCTCGCTCGCCAAGTGA
- a CDS encoding MFS transporter, whose product MSTTEQQVPIRTLVRRDTTLRRLLTVTLVDTLGRGAFFTLTSLYLITIVGIPAVAVGLGLTVAGAVGVASSLAFGHLADRFSARRMLIWLHVVQGSALVAYVLVHDVATLIVTASMVTLAQQGGGSVRSAAIGRAFPGSERVRVRATMRTVTNVGIGVGTALAAIPLAIGTGEAYRVTMVVSGLLFVSSAFLVTGLSSARVDPTPADRTDTGTIVRREPAGRSPYRDVRFLAVAALTGVFGMQFGLFEVAVPLWVVQHTVAPDVLVSPLLLVNTVCVVLLQVRMSRGTDTVAGAARVMRHAGWVMALACGLWAAAGWVRGDDWVPAATATAVLVAAAVAHSLAEITSSAAGWALSFELAPADRIGAYQGVYGTGYAVAAMVAPAVVTLTAIDLGTPGWAILAVVFLAAALGVAAIAGRVARTTAPA is encoded by the coding sequence GTGAGCACCACCGAGCAGCAGGTCCCGATCCGCACCCTCGTCCGTCGGGACACCACGCTCCGACGCCTGCTCACGGTCACGCTCGTCGACACCCTCGGCCGCGGCGCGTTCTTCACGCTGACGTCGCTCTACCTGATCACGATCGTCGGCATCCCCGCCGTGGCGGTCGGCCTCGGACTGACGGTCGCCGGCGCGGTCGGGGTGGCATCGTCCCTGGCGTTCGGACACCTCGCCGACCGGTTCAGTGCCCGCCGGATGCTCATCTGGCTGCACGTCGTCCAGGGGAGCGCCCTCGTCGCCTACGTGCTCGTCCACGACGTCGCGACGCTCATCGTCACCGCGTCGATGGTCACGCTCGCGCAGCAGGGCGGCGGCTCGGTCCGGAGCGCCGCGATCGGTCGGGCCTTCCCGGGGTCGGAGCGCGTCCGGGTCCGGGCGACGATGCGCACCGTGACGAACGTCGGGATCGGCGTGGGGACGGCGCTCGCCGCGATCCCGCTCGCGATCGGCACGGGCGAGGCGTACCGCGTGACGATGGTCGTGTCCGGGCTGCTCTTCGTGTCCTCGGCGTTCCTCGTCACGGGGCTGTCGTCGGCGCGGGTCGACCCGACCCCGGCCGACCGGACGGACACCGGCACGATCGTCCGTCGGGAGCCCGCGGGTCGCAGTCCGTACCGGGACGTCCGGTTCCTCGCGGTCGCGGCGCTGACCGGGGTCTTCGGCATGCAGTTCGGCCTGTTCGAGGTCGCCGTGCCGCTGTGGGTCGTGCAGCACACCGTCGCGCCGGACGTCCTTGTCTCGCCGCTCCTGCTCGTGAACACCGTGTGCGTGGTCCTGCTCCAGGTCCGGATGAGCCGGGGGACCGACACCGTCGCCGGTGCCGCGCGGGTGATGCGGCACGCGGGCTGGGTGATGGCGCTGGCGTGCGGGCTCTGGGCGGCCGCGGGGTGGGTCCGCGGGGACGACTGGGTGCCCGCGGCGACCGCCACGGCCGTGCTCGTCGCGGCCGCGGTCGCGCACTCGCTCGCCGAGATCACGTCGAGCGCGGCGGGCTGGGCGCTGTCCTTCGAGCTCGCACCCGCCGACCGCATCGGGGCGTACCAGGGCGTGTACGGGACCGGCTACGCCGTCGCTGCGATGGTCGCACCGGCCGTGGTGACGCTGACCGCGATCGACCTCGGGACGCCGGGCTGGGCGATCCTCGCGGTGGTGTTCCTGGCGGCGGCGCTCGGTGTGGCCGCGATCGCCGGGCGGGTGGCGCGCACGACCGCACCGGCCTGA